The proteins below come from a single Gemmatimonadota bacterium genomic window:
- a CDS encoding peptide ABC transporter substrate-binding protein, protein MRTTRSKVKGLSDSMSITRDETPILTVTPCNQVGAGMADVKQIQDDGQSLDLPSPAGLYSPRTNGRFDSDPPYPGTSMHKVLSVLLLAAAILPATGFSHAQHTNSVGVTLPADAAPPEQQVFRLMSPEPRSLDIQINLYDGEGTLLPFETLLIRDELWQPIPAAATGYDVSEDAREWTFHLRQGARWSDGRPVTAHDFVYAFRRMLDPANANPYAFFYYDIKNAKAISLGEIEDPDQLGVRAVDDLTFQVLLERGAPHFPHVVSFGLAYPTPRWTVEKHGRKWTEVDKIVSNSGFRMSEWATGSHMTFVPDPMYNGPHKPMLEKVIHPFRYAAAQTVLAYENNEVDVENVDINDLDRIERHPLLSGELVRSPGRTTWYLFFKVGEPPFNDVRVREAFARALDRDAICRIVLRGTAAPAYSMMPPDFREYNGEAMKPYQAFDPERAKALMREAGYPNGRGFPRQEMWIRAPTPSMQMAGVAIQSMLLEHLGVNVSIRILDRTAYMSKLYNWEMDFGFLRFVADYMDPRNMLDMTWHSQPKGAGRHDWANSEFDALVETAGAELDPETRTGLYRQAEEILVGDYGAAFVFHPLTMQLRKSNLKGYTRYPDGTVGGLMFSRLYKSRE, encoded by the coding sequence ATGCGGACTACGCGGTCGAAGGTAAAGGGGCTTTCGGACAGCATGAGCATAACCCGGGATGAAACGCCGATCTTGACGGTAACGCCGTGTAATCAAGTAGGCGCAGGGATGGCGGATGTCAAGCAAATACAGGACGACGGACAATCTCTTGACCTGCCTTCGCCGGCGGGTCTATATTCACCGCGCACCAACGGTAGATTCGATTCAGATCCACCTTACCCCGGAACCTCCATGCACAAGGTACTTTCCGTCCTGTTGCTGGCCGCGGCCATCCTGCCGGCAACCGGTTTTTCCCATGCCCAGCACACGAACTCCGTAGGAGTCACCCTGCCGGCCGATGCGGCGCCGCCGGAGCAGCAGGTCTTCCGCCTGATGAGTCCCGAACCGCGCAGCCTCGACATCCAGATCAACCTGTACGACGGCGAGGGCACGCTGCTTCCGTTCGAAACCCTGCTTATCCGGGACGAACTCTGGCAGCCCATCCCGGCCGCCGCAACCGGTTACGACGTCTCCGAGGACGCCCGGGAATGGACGTTTCATCTGCGTCAGGGTGCCCGGTGGAGCGACGGCCGGCCCGTCACGGCCCATGATTTCGTCTACGCCTTCAGACGCATGCTCGATCCCGCCAACGCCAATCCCTACGCTTTCTTCTATTATGACATAAAGAACGCGAAGGCCATCAGCCTGGGAGAGATCGAGGACCCGGACCAACTCGGTGTCCGCGCCGTGGACGATCTCACCTTCCAGGTGCTCCTGGAGCGCGGCGCGCCGCATTTCCCCCACGTCGTGTCCTTCGGCCTGGCCTATCCCACGCCGCGCTGGACCGTGGAAAAACACGGCCGGAAGTGGACCGAAGTCGACAAAATCGTGTCGAACTCCGGTTTCAGAATGTCCGAATGGGCGACCGGCAGCCATATGACCTTCGTTCCCGACCCCATGTACAACGGCCCCCACAAGCCCATGCTGGAGAAGGTCATCCATCCTTTCCGCTATGCGGCGGCACAGACTGTCCTGGCCTACGAGAATAACGAGGTTGACGTTGAGAACGTGGATATAAACGACCTGGACCGCATCGAACGCCATCCCCTGCTCAGCGGAGAACTCGTCAGGTCGCCCGGTAGAACGACCTGGTACCTATTCTTCAAGGTAGGTGAACCGCCGTTCAATGATGTCCGCGTGCGCGAGGCTTTCGCCCGGGCGCTTGACCGCGATGCGATCTGCCGGATCGTACTGAGGGGAACCGCGGCACCGGCCTATTCCATGATGCCGCCAGACTTCAGGGAGTACAACGGTGAGGCCATGAAACCGTACCAGGCTTTCGATCCCGAAAGAGCAAAAGCGCTGATGCGGGAAGCCGGATACCCGAACGGACGGGGATTTCCCAGGCAGGAAATGTGGATTCGCGCGCCGACGCCTTCCATGCAAATGGCGGGCGTGGCCATTCAGAGTATGCTGCTGGAACATCTCGGGGTGAACGTCTCCATCCGCATCTTGGACCGGACCGCCTACATGAGCAAACTGTACAACTGGGAGATGGACTTCGGCTTTCTGCGGTTCGTCGCCGATTACATGGACCCACGTAACATGCTGGACATGACCTGGCATTCCCAGCCGAAAGGCGCGGGACGGCACGACTGGGCGAACTCCGAATTCGATGCGTTGGTGGAAACGGCCGGAGCGGAGCTGGACCCGGAAACGCGCACGGGGCTGTACCGGCAGGCGGAGGAGATTCTGGTGGGGGACTACGGCGCCGCCTTCGTGTT
- a CDS encoding AI-2E family transporter, with protein sequence MLMLSESPFTFDRVVRIAIAVGVIWLLITLIAYLSDVLIPFAVALLLAYLINPLTSWLQRKLPFKQRIISVLLSLTIILAAVVLFLSILIPMVVSEVAQMQRLLSGLVDADQWQARMQDYVPEEIRIYIADLVRFEELVQLLNFENIRLFFQQILPGIWGVFSGTISFIIGLAVVIVILLYLVFILLDFDEISEGWKNLIPDQYRQVVLDVVSDFTKAMRVYFRAQALIAFIVGLLFALGFWLIGLPMGILLGLFIGLLNMVPYLQVVGLIPAVLFAIAGALGAGESIWVMLVLVLAVFAVVQVIQDAILVPRIMGSATGFNPAVILLSLSIWGKLLGILGLLIALPVTFLAHSYYKRFLKGSQPVKEQ encoded by the coding sequence ATGCTCATGCTGTCCGAAAGCCCCTTTACCTTCGACCGCGTAGTCCGCATCGCAATCGCCGTGGGCGTGATCTGGCTGTTGATCACCCTTATCGCCTATCTGAGCGACGTGCTCATACCCTTTGCCGTCGCACTGCTGCTCGCCTACCTGATCAATCCCCTGACTTCCTGGCTGCAACGGAAACTGCCCTTCAAGCAACGAATCATCTCCGTACTGCTGAGCCTGACGATCATCCTCGCCGCCGTGGTCCTGTTCCTTTCCATCCTGATCCCGATGGTCGTGTCCGAAGTCGCGCAGATGCAGCGGCTGCTCTCCGGGCTGGTGGACGCGGACCAGTGGCAGGCGAGAATGCAGGACTATGTTCCGGAGGAAATCAGGATATACATTGCGGACCTGGTCCGGTTTGAAGAGCTGGTCCAACTGCTGAACTTCGAAAACATCCGGCTGTTCTTTCAACAGATCCTGCCCGGCATCTGGGGCGTATTCTCAGGTACCATCAGCTTCATCATCGGTCTTGCGGTCGTCATCGTCATCCTGCTCTACCTGGTCTTCATCCTTCTGGACTTCGACGAGATCTCCGAAGGCTGGAAGAACCTGATCCCCGACCAGTACCGGCAGGTCGTACTCGATGTCGTATCCGACTTTACGAAGGCCATGCGGGTCTATTTTCGCGCCCAGGCTCTCATCGCCTTCATCGTCGGACTGCTCTTCGCGCTGGGCTTCTGGCTGATCGGCCTGCCCATGGGGATTTTGCTGGGCCTTTTCATCGGGCTGCTCAACATGGTGCCCTACCTGCAGGTCGTGGGTCTCATCCCGGCGGTGCTTTTCGCGATTGCCGGGGCCCTGGGCGCCGGCGAGAGCATCTGGGTAATGCTCGTCCTCGTCCTGGCCGTGTTCGCCGTCGTACAGGTCATCCAGGACGCCATTCTGGTTCCCCGGATCATGGGCAGTGCGACCGGGTTCAACCCGGCGGTGATCCTCCTTTCCCTGTCCATCTGGGGAAAACTGCTGGGTATCCTGGGGCTGCTGATCGCGCTGCCGGTGACGTTCCTGGCCCACTCGTACTACAAGCGGTTCCTGAAGGGATCTCAA